In Rhipicephalus microplus isolate Deutch F79 unplaced genomic scaffold, USDA_Rmic scaffold_63, whole genome shotgun sequence, one genomic interval encodes:
- the LOC142789990 gene encoding uncharacterized protein LOC142789990, whose amino-acid sequence MKAFIAITLLSAASLAYGAAVKVDLSSPSASTGLGSGLSLGGGLGGGLASGLGRAGGLGSAGVFGSSVGGAHPSFGLSGAGSAFGPGSASFAPSRQGLSGAVGSSGSSSVRQGAAGFYGPGFTGGYGMYGPFGGYGGYYPAPYGFGDEYGFGGFGDFYGSWPSHGYYGYGPGSYYGYPGYGYGWGFGAGSSAGQRVQQQVRRAGAGSSSAARSASASSSSSSSQ is encoded by the exons CGTCTTTGGCTTATGGCGCGGCTGTAAAGGTCGACCTTAGCTCCCCAAGCGCCAGCACTGGTCTGGGTTCTGGACTCAGCTTGGGTGGCGGACTTGGTGGAGGATTAGCCAGCGGACTTGGCCGTGCCGGTGGACTTGGAAGCGCTGGTGTATTTGGAAGCAGTGTCGGTGGAGCCCACCCTAGTTTTGGTCTCAGCGGTGCTGGAAGCGCATTTGGCCCGGGAAGTGCTTCATTTGCTCCATCAAGACAGGGTCTTAGTGGAGCTGTAGGATCCAGTGGCTCAAGTTCTGTGCGTCAAGGCGCCGCCGGTTTCTATGGACCTGGCTTCACAGGAGGCTACGGCATGTACGGCCCCTTCGGTGGTTACGGCGGTTACTACCCTGCACCTTACGGCTTCGGTGATGAATACGGATTCGGTGGCTTCGGCGACTTCTATGGTTCCTGGCCAAGCCACGGATACTACGGATATGGTCCTGGTTCTTATTATGGCTACCCCGGTTATGGCTACGGCTGGGGTTTTGGCGCTGGTTCCAGCGCGGGTCAGCGTGTCCAGCAACAAGTCCGTCGTGCCGGGGCTGGTAGCTCGAGTGCCGCCAGGAGTGCTTCTGCCTCATCTTCCAG TTCCAGCAGCCAGTAA